A stretch of the Thiocystis violascens DSM 198 genome encodes the following:
- the nifA gene encoding nif-specific transcriptional activator NifA yields MNSPVTDFGHAEDALRLALLESQLAALFEVSSVLSRSLNLRQTLREVLGVLHECGRMGHGLVCLLDEERGELLISAIHDKDAEPFEKISYQPGEGVIGRILSTNAPWILPRVADEPNFLDRLNLYDPNLPFIGVPIRCGDDGAIGVFAAQPPADESLLADRSRFLEMVANLIGQAVRLARTVEAEQQALREERDKLRREVKGAHGFDSIIGRANSMRLVFDQVRQVAKWNTTVLIRGESGTGKELIANAIHYNSPRARAAFIKLNCAALPDNLLESELFGHEKGAFTGAVSLRKGRFEQADGGTLFLDEIGEISPAFQAKLLRVLQEGEFERVGGGRTLKVDVRVIAATNRDLESGVRAGEFREDLYYRLNVMPIRMPALRERIEDVPDLARFLVDKVARLQGRELEITDSALRVLMRYDWPGNVRELENCMERAAVMSEQGIIDRDVINLTGIDVSAGGADFSQPSVVTATTSQIDLNDPDLDERERVIAALEEAGWVQAKAARLLNMTPRQIAYRIQTLNIRMRQF; encoded by the coding sequence ATGAATTCTCCTGTCACCGATTTCGGCCATGCCGAGGACGCCCTGCGTCTCGCCTTGCTGGAGTCCCAACTGGCCGCGCTGTTCGAGGTGAGCAGCGTGCTGAGCCGTTCGTTGAATCTGCGCCAGACGCTGCGCGAGGTGCTCGGCGTCCTGCACGAGTGTGGGCGTATGGGTCACGGACTGGTCTGTCTGCTCGACGAAGAGCGCGGCGAACTCCTGATCAGCGCTATCCACGACAAGGACGCCGAACCCTTTGAAAAGATCAGCTACCAACCGGGCGAGGGCGTGATCGGACGCATCCTTTCCACCAACGCCCCCTGGATTTTGCCGCGGGTGGCCGACGAACCGAATTTTCTGGATCGTCTGAACCTCTACGATCCGAATCTTCCTTTTATCGGCGTCCCGATCCGCTGCGGGGATGATGGCGCGATCGGCGTCTTCGCCGCTCAGCCGCCCGCCGACGAGAGTCTACTTGCCGACCGGTCGCGCTTTCTCGAAATGGTTGCCAACCTGATCGGGCAGGCGGTCCGTCTTGCCCGCACCGTCGAGGCCGAACAGCAGGCGCTGCGCGAGGAGCGCGACAAACTGCGCCGCGAGGTCAAGGGCGCCCATGGGTTCGACAGCATCATCGGGCGTGCCAACAGCATGCGCCTGGTCTTCGATCAGGTGCGTCAGGTCGCCAAATGGAACACCACGGTGCTGATCCGGGGCGAATCCGGAACCGGCAAGGAACTGATCGCCAACGCCATTCATTACAATTCGCCGCGCGCGCGCGCCGCCTTCATCAAGCTCAACTGCGCCGCCCTGCCGGATAACCTGCTGGAGTCCGAGCTGTTCGGGCACGAAAAAGGCGCCTTCACCGGTGCCGTCAGTCTGCGCAAGGGACGCTTCGAGCAGGCCGACGGCGGCACGCTCTTTCTCGACGAGATCGGCGAAATCTCGCCCGCCTTTCAGGCCAAACTCTTGCGCGTCCTGCAGGAAGGCGAATTCGAGCGGGTTGGCGGAGGGCGGACACTGAAAGTCGACGTGCGGGTGATTGCCGCCACCAACCGCGATCTGGAGTCCGGGGTGCGCGCCGGCGAGTTCCGCGAGGATTTGTATTATCGCCTCAACGTCATGCCGATCCGCATGCCCGCACTGCGCGAGCGCATCGAGGATGTCCCGGATCTGGCGCGTTTTCTGGTCGACAAGGTCGCCCGTCTGCAGGGCCGCGAACTCGAAATCACCGACAGCGCGCTGCGTGTCCTGATGCGCTACGACTGGCCCGGCAACGTCCGCGAGCTGGAAAATTGCATGGAGCGCGCCGCGGTCATGAGCGAGCAGGGGATCATCGATCGGGATGTCATCAATCTGACCGGGATCGACGTGAGCGCCGGGGGCGCGGATTTTTCCCAGCCATCCGTCGTCACGGCGACAACCAGTCAGATCGATCTCAACGACCCCGATCTGGACGAGCGCGAACGGGTCATCGCCGCGCTGGAAGAGGCCGGCTGGGTCCAGGCCAAGGCCGCGCGCCTGCTCAACATGACCCCGCGCCAGATCGCCTATCGGATTCAGACGCTCAATATTCGGATGCGCCAGTTCTGA
- the nifL gene encoding nitrogen fixation negative regulator NifL, translating into MPVRHAPEPVQQAVINALSAFLASPPDGTPPELVEALALMGGNATDPLPPRLFYEAVEQSPIAISITDARATILYANLAFEALTGYSREEVLGQNEAILSNNATPATVYEHLWRTIERKQTWTGTLVNRTKQGGDYLAELIISPVLGRDGGLQYFLGMHRDVTKVHELEGALRQQKARIETVLDAAPVLVVLLDREGRVILDNQEYKKLLGDLRGKEPVDVLRAAIGEQIGSDPFAACLDGRGFKNVEVSIDIRGHQGPRWFSCSGTPVDESDPTARSYFGQLAPGERRLLILANDVTGRHREIERAQLEHLRASLAEQQLMHGMREALAAAIYQIQVPLNVINAAAGMLRSGAGNVETLAGMLDQISDSGARALATLSAALPEGPREAGVMVNVNALLRQVLELETERLLATGIVVDWQPASVLPELPGHQNQLRSLFKHLIDNAIQALRESSRPQRELRLSTRRLDSSVEIEIQDNGPGIASEDRYRVFEPFFIGWRNRRGRAGMGLALAQEIANAHGGSIEVDPEQTDGCLIRVSLTAVLPDE; encoded by the coding sequence GTGCCGGTTCGACATGCCCCGGAGCCCGTCCAGCAGGCCGTGATCAACGCGCTGAGCGCCTTTCTCGCCTCGCCCCCGGACGGCACCCCGCCGGAACTGGTTGAGGCGCTGGCCCTCATGGGCGGCAATGCGACCGACCCGCTGCCGCCGCGGCTCTTCTACGAGGCGGTCGAACAGTCGCCGATCGCCATCTCGATCACCGATGCCAGGGCGACGATTCTCTATGCCAATCTCGCCTTTGAGGCCCTGACCGGTTACAGCCGCGAGGAGGTGCTGGGCCAGAACGAAGCGATCCTGTCCAATAACGCGACCCCGGCCACGGTCTACGAGCATCTGTGGCGGACCATCGAGCGCAAACAGACCTGGACCGGCACCCTGGTCAACCGCACCAAGCAAGGCGGCGATTACCTGGCGGAGCTGATCATCTCGCCGGTGCTGGGGCGCGATGGCGGACTCCAGTATTTCCTCGGCATGCACCGCGACGTGACTAAGGTGCACGAGCTGGAAGGCGCGCTACGCCAGCAGAAGGCGCGCATCGAGACGGTGCTGGACGCCGCGCCCGTGCTGGTCGTGCTGCTCGACCGCGAGGGCAGGGTCATCCTCGACAATCAGGAATACAAAAAACTGCTCGGCGATCTGCGCGGCAAGGAACCGGTCGATGTCCTGCGCGCGGCGATCGGCGAGCAGATCGGCAGCGACCCCTTCGCGGCCTGTCTCGACGGTCGCGGTTTCAAGAATGTCGAGGTCAGCATCGACATCCGCGGGCATCAGGGACCGCGCTGGTTCTCCTGCTCGGGGACGCCGGTCGATGAGTCCGACCCCACGGCGCGTAGCTATTTCGGTCAATTGGCCCCTGGAGAACGCCGTCTGCTCATCCTGGCCAACGATGTCACCGGGCGTCATCGCGAGATCGAGCGCGCGCAACTGGAACATCTGCGCGCGAGCCTGGCCGAACAGCAGTTGATGCACGGCATGCGCGAGGCGCTGGCCGCGGCCATCTATCAAATTCAGGTGCCGCTCAATGTCATCAACGCCGCCGCCGGCATGCTGCGCAGCGGCGCGGGGAACGTGGAGACCCTGGCGGGGATGCTCGACCAGATCAGCGATTCCGGCGCGCGCGCGCTGGCCACTTTGAGCGCGGCCCTGCCCGAGGGACCGCGCGAGGCCGGCGTCATGGTCAATGTCAACGCGTTGTTGCGACAAGTGCTCGAACTGGAGACCGAACGCCTGCTGGCGACCGGTATCGTGGTGGATTGGCAGCCGGCCTCCGTCCTACCCGAACTGCCCGGCCACCAGAACCAGTTGCGCTCATTGTTCAAACATCTGATTGATAACGCCATCCAGGCGCTGCGCGAGTCCAGCCGTCCGCAGCGCGAGCTGCGCCTGAGCACCCGTCGCCTGGACAGCAGCGTGGAGATCGAGATCCAGGACAATGGTCCGGGCATCGCCTCCGAGGACCGCTACCGGGTTTTCGAGCCCTTTTTCATCGGTTGGCGCAACCGTCGCGGCCGGGCCGGAATGGGGCTCGCGCTGGCCCAGGAAATCGCCAACGCCCATGGCGGATCGATCGAGGTCGATCCCGAGCAAACCGACGGCTGTCTGATCCGCGTGTCCCTGACCGCCGTGCTACCGGACGAATGA
- the rsxA gene encoding electron transport complex subunit RsxA, which yields MGEYLMLILGTALVNNVVLVKFLGLCPFMGVSSKLDSALGMGLATTFVMTLAAVASWLLENYVLGPLDIGYLRILTFIVVIASVVQFTELAVRRISPALYQVLGIYLPLITTNCAVLGVALLNIQEAHGFLESVLYGLGSALGFTLVMVLFAGLRERLALAQVPAAFAGMPIAFIVAGLLSLAFMGFAGLA from the coding sequence ATGGGCGAGTATCTCATGCTGATCCTCGGCACCGCACTGGTGAACAACGTGGTGCTGGTCAAGTTTCTCGGACTCTGCCCCTTTATGGGCGTGTCCAGCAAACTCGACTCGGCGCTAGGCATGGGGCTTGCCACGACCTTTGTCATGACCCTGGCGGCAGTGGCGAGCTGGCTGTTGGAAAACTATGTGCTTGGGCCACTGGATATTGGCTATCTGCGCATCCTGACCTTTATCGTGGTCATTGCCTCGGTGGTGCAGTTCACCGAGCTGGCGGTGCGGCGGATTTCGCCGGCGCTCTATCAGGTGCTGGGGATCTATCTGCCGCTGATCACCACCAACTGCGCCGTGCTCGGCGTGGCCCTGCTGAATATCCAGGAAGCGCATGGGTTTCTGGAGAGCGTGCTCTATGGCCTGGGCTCGGCGCTCGGTTTCACCCTGGTCATGGTGCTGTTCGCCGGGTTGCGCGAGCGTCTGGCGCTGGCCCAGGTTCCCGCTGCGTTTGCTGGGATGCCGATTGCCTTCATCGTCGCCGGCCTGCTGTCGCTGGCGTTCATGGGCTTCGCGGGGTTGGCGTGA
- a CDS encoding RnfABCDGE type electron transport complex subunit B has translation MLAIASLTALGLILGWLLGVAARYLKVEGNPLTEQVVALMPGSQCGQCGYPGCGPAAEAIAAGTAPVTLCPPGGRVLAEELAALLGITADLSGVADKPPMIAHIHENLCVGCTKCFKRCPTDAIMGANNMIHSVFADACIGCELCFDVCPTECIEMRPMTATLQTWFWPKPLALAG, from the coding sequence ATGTTAGCCATCGCCAGTCTTACCGCGCTTGGCCTGATCCTGGGTTGGCTGCTCGGCGTCGCCGCGCGCTATCTCAAGGTCGAGGGGAATCCGCTCACCGAACAGGTGGTGGCACTGATGCCCGGCTCGCAATGCGGTCAATGCGGCTATCCGGGCTGCGGACCGGCGGCGGAAGCCATCGCCGCCGGCACAGCACCGGTCACGCTCTGTCCGCCGGGCGGTCGCGTCCTGGCGGAAGAACTGGCAGCTCTACTCGGGATCACGGCGGATCTCTCCGGGGTCGCGGACAAACCGCCGATGATCGCGCACATCCACGAAAACCTCTGCGTGGGCTGCACCAAGTGTTTCAAGCGTTGCCCCACCGACGCCATCATGGGCGCGAACAACATGATCCATAGCGTCTTCGCCGACGCCTGTATCGGCTGCGAGCTGTGCTTCGATGTCTGTCCGACCGAGTGTATCGAGATGCGCCCGATGACCGCGACACTCCAGACCTGGTTCTGGCCCAAGCCACTGGCTCTGGCGGGATGA
- the rsxC gene encoding electron transport complex subunit RsxC, whose translation MKLFKIRGGVHPDDRKQLAAGQAIETLPMPALLHIPLQQHIGAPASPAVRRGQRVAKGDLIAQGQGMISAPVHAPTSGRIVGVGSYPAHHASGLSVPTVTLQPDGEDRWSDQIQGVPDPFALDSDEIAARVGAAGIVGLGGATFPAAVKLNLRKKYKLHTLVINGAECEPYLTCDDRLMRERTEAVIDGIRIMAHALGVARIVIGIENNKPEAQAAMAITASAYSNIQIARLPTRYPMGSEKHLVQTLTGRETPARGLTADIGVVVHNPATAFAVHEALRFGYPLVARVVTISGGAISRPRNLRVPLGTRVQDLLDYCGGFSEEPARLLSGGPMMGQPLPSTRVPMVKGSNGVLALTAAETNLRDPMPCIRCGSCVQACPCGLVPLNLAAHTRAGDLEGAVGLGLMDCIGCGSCAYVCPAHIPLVQFFNYAKGEMAARGRAKQKQAETKRLIEQRTARIEAIQRAKREAMAARKREAEAKKRAAAEAAAIPAGAAPTQAQAVETEA comes from the coding sequence ATGAAACTCTTCAAGATCCGTGGCGGCGTCCATCCGGACGATCGCAAGCAACTGGCGGCGGGACAGGCCATCGAGACCCTGCCCATGCCGGCCCTGCTGCATATCCCGCTCCAGCAGCATATCGGCGCACCCGCCAGCCCGGCGGTACGGCGCGGTCAGCGGGTCGCCAAGGGCGATCTGATCGCCCAAGGCCAGGGCATGATCTCCGCGCCGGTCCATGCGCCGACGTCGGGTCGCATCGTCGGCGTGGGCAGTTACCCGGCACATCATGCCTCGGGGCTCTCGGTGCCCACCGTGACCCTTCAGCCCGACGGCGAGGACCGTTGGTCGGACCAGATCCAGGGCGTCCCCGATCCCTTCGCGCTCGACTCGGACGAGATCGCCGCGCGTGTGGGCGCGGCTGGGATCGTCGGGCTGGGCGGCGCCACTTTCCCGGCGGCGGTCAAGCTCAATCTGCGCAAGAAATATAAGCTACACACCCTGGTCATCAACGGCGCCGAGTGCGAACCCTATCTCACCTGCGACGACCGGCTGATGCGCGAACGGACCGAGGCGGTGATCGACGGCATCCGCATCATGGCCCACGCGCTGGGCGTCGCGCGGATCGTCATCGGCATCGAAAACAACAAGCCCGAGGCGCAGGCGGCGATGGCGATCACCGCCTCAGCCTATTCCAATATCCAGATCGCGCGCCTGCCGACTCGTTATCCGATGGGGTCGGAGAAACATCTGGTCCAGACCCTGACCGGACGCGAGACCCCGGCACGCGGTCTGACGGCGGATATCGGCGTGGTGGTCCACAATCCTGCCACGGCCTTTGCGGTGCACGAGGCGCTGCGGTTTGGCTATCCGCTGGTCGCGCGGGTGGTCACGATTAGCGGCGGCGCCATTTCGCGACCGCGCAATCTACGGGTTCCGCTAGGGACGCGAGTGCAGGATCTGCTCGACTACTGCGGCGGATTCAGCGAAGAACCGGCGCGGCTACTCAGCGGCGGCCCCATGATGGGTCAGCCCCTGCCGAGCACTCGCGTCCCCATGGTCAAAGGCAGCAATGGCGTGCTGGCCTTGACCGCCGCCGAGACCAATCTGCGCGACCCCATGCCCTGTATCCGCTGCGGCAGTTGCGTACAGGCCTGTCCCTGCGGTCTGGTCCCCCTGAACCTGGCGGCGCACACCCGCGCCGGCGATCTGGAGGGCGCGGTCGGGCTGGGTCTGATGGACTGCATCGGTTGCGGCTCCTGCGCCTATGTCTGTCCGGCGCATATCCCGCTGGTGCAGTTTTTCAACTATGCCAAGGGCGAGATGGCCGCGCGCGGTCGCGCCAAGCAGAAGCAGGCCGAAACCAAACGGCTGATCGAACAGCGCACCGCGCGGATCGAGGCGATTCAGCGGGCCAAGCGCGAGGCCATGGCGGCGCGCAAGCGCGAGGCCGAGGCGAAGAAACGCGCTGCGGCGGAGGCGGCGGCGATCCCCGCGGGCGCGGCGCCGACTCAAGCTCAGGCAGTCGAAACAGAGGCATGA
- a CDS encoding RnfABCDGE type electron transport complex subunit D → MNIETPALTAGPFAHERVSISRTMGLVILALLPATAFGFWQFGWPAIWLFAVTLVTVLLAEAVCLWIAGKPIRPYLLDGSAVLTGWLLAMTLPPWAPWWTGVVGGLIAIVIAKQVFGGIGQNLFNPAMVARVALLISFPLEMTSFVNPAPLFAAGSPDWLEGLAITFGGQAADAFSGATLLGHVRTELAQGRVLSEILPGIYAPMTDAVGTLSGSLGEGSALLILFGGLFLLYKRIITWHIPVAMLGTLALIATLMHVVDPEHYTGPLYHLVSGATLLGAFFIATDLVTSPVSLRGQILFGAGCGLLVYVIRTWTGYPEGVAFAVMLMNACTPLIDHYVRPRVYGRDRKGSPIEYADEIEVSR, encoded by the coding sequence ATGAATATCGAGACCCCCGCGCTCACCGCCGGTCCCTTTGCCCACGAGCGCGTCAGTATCTCGCGGACCATGGGTCTGGTGATACTGGCTCTCCTGCCGGCGACGGCCTTCGGCTTCTGGCAGTTCGGCTGGCCGGCCATCTGGCTGTTCGCGGTGACGCTGGTGACGGTCCTGCTCGCCGAGGCCGTCTGTCTGTGGATCGCCGGCAAACCGATCCGACCCTATCTCCTGGACGGCTCGGCGGTCCTGACCGGCTGGCTGCTGGCCATGACCCTGCCGCCCTGGGCGCCCTGGTGGACCGGCGTGGTCGGCGGCCTGATCGCCATCGTCATCGCCAAACAGGTGTTCGGCGGCATCGGGCAGAATCTGTTCAATCCGGCGATGGTCGCCCGGGTCGCGCTGCTGATCTCCTTTCCGCTGGAGATGACCAGCTTCGTCAACCCCGCGCCACTGTTCGCGGCCGGCAGCCCGGACTGGCTGGAAGGGCTGGCGATCACCTTTGGCGGACAGGCGGCCGACGCCTTCTCCGGGGCCACCCTGCTGGGGCATGTGCGCACCGAACTGGCACAGGGCCGCGTCCTCTCGGAGATTCTGCCCGGCATCTACGCACCCATGACGGACGCGGTAGGCACGCTCTCCGGCAGTCTGGGCGAAGGTTCCGCGCTGCTGATCCTGTTCGGCGGGCTGTTCCTGCTCTATAAACGCATCATCACCTGGCACATCCCGGTCGCGATGCTCGGAACCCTCGCGCTGATCGCCACCTTGATGCACGTTGTCGACCCGGAGCACTACACCGGGCCGCTCTATCATCTGGTCTCCGGCGCAACCCTGCTTGGCGCCTTCTTCATCGCCACCGATCTGGTGACCTCGCCGGTCTCGCTCCGGGGCCAGATTCTCTTCGGGGCGGGCTGCGGACTCTTGGTCTATGTCATTCGCACCTGGACCGGGTACCCGGAGGGAGTCGCCTTCGCGGTCATGCTGATGAACGCCTGTACCCCTTTGATCGATCATTATGTCCGCCCCCGCGTCTACGGACGCGACCGCAAGGGCAGCCCCATCGAATACGCCGACGAGATCGAGGTCAGCCGATGA
- the rsxG gene encoding electron transport complex subunit RsxG produces the protein MNTLAWSNFRQGIGYQGLLLGGTVALAATLLVVADRVTREPIAQRLAEDMKASLEQVIPSALHENDLLANTLTLNDTSGAPTLVYRALVGGQVTAVAFQVTGNGYAGEIAVILGVAADGKVLGARVLSHKETPGLGDKIEIAKDDWILAFDGLSLDNPPAERWGVKKDGGDFDQFSGATITPRAVVRALKGGLEFFAAQRDTLTAPPVISVNGGQLTTDH, from the coding sequence ATGAATACACTGGCATGGTCCAACTTCCGCCAGGGCATCGGCTATCAGGGCCTGCTGCTGGGGGGCACCGTGGCGCTCGCCGCCACCCTGCTGGTCGTCGCCGACCGGGTGACGCGCGAGCCCATCGCCCAGCGGCTGGCCGAGGACATGAAGGCATCGCTGGAGCAGGTCATTCCGTCGGCACTGCACGAGAACGACCTGCTGGCCAACACTCTCACCCTGAACGACACCAGCGGAGCCCCGACACTGGTCTATCGAGCCTTGGTCGGAGGACAGGTGACTGCGGTCGCCTTTCAAGTCACGGGCAACGGCTACGCTGGCGAGATCGCCGTCATCCTCGGGGTCGCGGCCGACGGCAAGGTTCTGGGCGCGCGCGTCCTGTCGCACAAGGAAACGCCCGGACTCGGCGACAAGATCGAGATCGCCAAGGACGACTGGATACTCGCATTCGACGGACTCTCGCTCGACAACCCACCGGCGGAACGCTGGGGGGTCAAGAAGGACGGCGGCGACTTCGACCAATTCAGTGGGGCCACCATCACCCCGCGCGCAGTGGTCCGCGCGCTCAAGGGCGGGCTGGAATTCTTCGCCGCCCAGCGCGATACGCTCACCGCCCCGCCCGTGATTTCAGTCAACGGCGGCCAACTGACCACTGACCACTGA
- a CDS encoding electron transport complex subunit E, with translation MTTATDKTAGIQWGRIARDGLWSNNVVLSQSLALCPTLAVTGTATNGLGMGLATTAVLLASNILISLIRDLVTPEVRIPVYIVVIATLVTLVDLGLNAYAHELHKVLGLFIALIVVNCAILGRAEAFASKNPVASAALDGLMMGLGFTAILVVLGGVREIVGSGTLFAGASLLLGQAMSFLELTLIPDYRGFLLAILPPGGFLALGFLLAGKRVIDARAAEAKRRESLALKTA, from the coding sequence ATGACAACAGCGACAGACAAAACAGCAGGCATCCAATGGGGCCGAATCGCGCGCGACGGTCTCTGGTCCAACAACGTCGTCCTCAGCCAGAGTCTGGCGCTCTGTCCGACACTGGCCGTGACCGGGACCGCCACCAACGGACTCGGCATGGGGCTGGCGACCACGGCGGTCCTGCTGGCGTCTAATATACTGATCTCGCTGATCCGCGACCTGGTCACGCCGGAGGTCCGCATCCCGGTCTATATCGTGGTGATCGCCACCCTAGTCACCCTGGTGGATCTCGGGCTCAACGCCTACGCCCACGAGTTGCATAAGGTGCTGGGGCTATTCATTGCGCTGATTGTGGTCAATTGCGCCATCCTGGGGCGCGCCGAAGCCTTCGCCTCGAAAAACCCGGTTGCGTCCGCCGCGCTCGATGGACTCATGATGGGGCTTGGATTCACGGCCATCCTGGTGGTGCTCGGCGGCGTGCGCGAGATCGTCGGCAGCGGCACCCTCTTCGCGGGCGCCTCGCTGTTGCTCGGACAGGCGATGTCCTTCCTCGAACTTACCCTGATCCCGGACTATCGCGGCTTCCTGCTTGCCATCCTCCCCCCCGGCGGCTTCCTGGCCCTAGGCTTTCTGCTCGCAGGCAAGCGGGTCATCGATGCCCGCGCGGCGGAGGCCAAACGGCGTGAATCGCTAGCCTTGAAGACGGCTTAA
- a CDS encoding RnfH family protein: MHIGVAYADKFKQTWLKLDVPDDSTVRNAIERSGLLNQFPDIDLASNKVGIFGKIVPLDTRLSDGNRVEIYRPITADPETVERRDRDTDVED, from the coding sequence ATGCACATTGGCGTCGCCTACGCGGACAAATTCAAACAGACCTGGCTCAAACTCGACGTGCCGGACGACAGCACGGTACGGAATGCGATCGAACGCTCCGGCCTGCTCAACCAGTTCCCGGACATCGACCTCGCGAGCAACAAGGTCGGCATCTTCGGCAAGATCGTCCCGCTCGACACCCGCTTGAGTGACGGCAACCGGGTCGAGATCTACCGACCCATCACCGCCGACCCGGAAACCGTCGAGCGGCGCGACCGGGACACGGATGTAGAGGATTAG
- a CDS encoding YajD family HNH nuclease yields the protein MATTNGPRHGKTGKPIDSAKLDRVVADARKAGEERAAGYRDQALKLYPWVCGRCARTFTRENLRELTVHHKDMDHDNNPPDGSNWELLCLYCHDNEHQKYEEHLAALAAGRGGARSSGGTAKQTTHNPFEALAGLLKKDD from the coding sequence ATGGCCACGACCAACGGCCCACGCCACGGAAAAACCGGCAAACCCATCGACAGCGCCAAGCTCGACCGCGTCGTCGCGGACGCGCGCAAGGCCGGCGAGGAGCGTGCGGCGGGTTACCGCGACCAGGCGCTCAAACTCTATCCCTGGGTCTGCGGGCGCTGCGCGCGGACTTTCACCCGCGAAAATCTGCGCGAGCTGACGGTTCATCACAAGGATATGGACCACGATAACAATCCGCCCGATGGCAGCAACTGGGAGTTGTTGTGTCTCTACTGCCACGACAACGAGCATCAGAAGTACGAGGAACATCTCGCCGCGCTGGCCGCCGGTCGCGGCGGCGCGCGCAGCAGCGGCGGGACCGCGAAACAGACGACCCACAATCCGTTCGAGGCGCTCGCTGGCCTGCTCAAGAAGGACGATTAG